Proteins found in one Vagococcus carniphilus genomic segment:
- a CDS encoding ABC transporter permease yields the protein MKGGKRVKKKKRGFWADVYRFRALILMAIPGFIWFIFFFYIPVLANVVAFKDFHISPDGFLASLKQSPWVGFDNFKFLFASNDAWLITRNTLLYNIIFLACNLFFAVAFAIIMSELRNKRLVKVYNTMSLLPYFLSWVVISYFVYAFLSPDKGIINQWLAQNGGTPIQWYQDPTWWPLIFVVLNVWKSLGYNSIIYYASVMGIDPTYYEAAMVDGASKWQQIKNVTLPQLLPMMSILLILNIGGIFKADFGMFFSVPMKSDALYEVTSVLDTYIYNGLTATGDIGMTAAAGLYQSVVGSALLIGANMVVRKLDPDSSLF from the coding sequence ATGAAGGGAGGAAAGAGAGTGAAAAAAAAGAAAAGAGGGTTTTGGGCAGACGTCTATCGTTTTAGAGCATTAATTCTGATGGCTATTCCTGGATTTATCTGGTTTATCTTTTTCTTTTATATACCAGTATTAGCAAACGTGGTGGCGTTTAAAGATTTTCATATTTCACCAGACGGCTTTCTTGCTAGTTTAAAACAAAGTCCGTGGGTTGGTTTTGATAACTTTAAATTTTTATTTGCTTCTAACGATGCTTGGTTAATCACCCGAAATACATTATTATATAATATTATTTTTCTAGCTTGTAACTTATTCTTTGCAGTTGCATTTGCCATTATTATGAGTGAGTTGAGAAATAAAAGATTGGTAAAAGTCTATAATACGATGTCATTACTACCATATTTCTTATCATGGGTTGTTATTTCATATTTTGTTTATGCTTTTTTAAGCCCAGACAAAGGAATCATCAATCAATGGTTAGCTCAAAATGGTGGAACACCAATTCAGTGGTATCAAGATCCAACGTGGTGGCCATTAATCTTTGTGGTTTTAAATGTTTGGAAAAGCTTGGGTTACAATAGTATTATCTATTATGCTTCTGTCATGGGAATTGATCCAACATATTATGAAGCAGCGATGGTAGATGGAGCTAGTAAATGGCAACAAATTAAGAATGTAACACTTCCTCAGCTATTACCAATGATGAGTATTTTATTAATCTTAAATATTGGTGGGATTTTTAAAGCAGACTTTGGTATGTTCTTCTCAGTGCCAATGAAATCAGATGCTTTATATGAAGTAACTAGTGTATTAGATACTTATATCTATAACGGTTTAACAGCAACAGGAGATATTGGAATGACCGCTGCAGCTGGGCTTTATCAATCAGTGGTAGGTAGCGCACTTTTAATTGGCGCTAATATGGTTGTTCGTAAGCTTGATCCAGATTCATCATTATTCTAG